In a single window of the Bacillus clarus genome:
- a CDS encoding HAMP domain-containing sensor histidine kinase: MAKMMRSFRSKMIMLFALSMILAAGVTYMIYEGLRLYYKLVVRYEDPLAQFRSVIRAIGDINFFLLIFIPLSIVFFFFLTRPYLKYFNEISNGIHHLANGDFTNQVQISSSDEFGNIAREINVASEKLKEAVERGDFAESSKDQLVVNLAHDLRTPLTSVLGYLDLILKDEKLTKEQIKHFSTIAFTKSQRLESLIDELFEITRMNYGMLKLEKRPIDISELLIQLDEELYPLLEKKDLEARLNVNPHLPINGDGKLLARVFENLLTNAIRYGYDGQFVDMNGYIDHEEVVVQIINYGDSIPEENLPYLFDMFYTGDKARTEQQDGTGLGLFIAKNIIEQHNGTITAESNVIRTVFEVRLPKEESLPI, from the coding sequence ATGGCTAAAATGATGAGAAGTTTTCGCTCGAAGATGATTATGCTGTTTGCGTTAAGTATGATACTAGCAGCTGGCGTAACGTATATGATTTATGAAGGATTACGGCTCTATTATAAATTAGTAGTTCGTTATGAGGATCCTTTAGCTCAATTTCGCTCCGTTATAAGAGCAATTGGGGATATTAATTTCTTTTTACTTATATTTATCCCTCTATCCATTGTGTTTTTCTTCTTTCTTACTAGACCGTATTTAAAATATTTTAATGAGATTTCTAATGGAATTCATCACCTTGCGAACGGTGATTTTACAAATCAAGTTCAAATTTCATCAAGTGATGAGTTCGGGAATATCGCGCGTGAAATTAATGTAGCGAGTGAAAAATTAAAAGAAGCGGTTGAAAGAGGAGACTTTGCAGAAAGTAGTAAAGATCAGCTCGTTGTTAACTTAGCTCATGATTTAAGAACGCCATTAACATCTGTTTTAGGTTATTTAGATTTAATTCTTAAAGATGAGAAATTGACGAAGGAACAAATTAAACATTTTTCCACGATTGCGTTTACGAAATCTCAACGACTCGAAAGTTTGATTGATGAATTATTTGAAATAACGAGAATGAATTATGGTATGTTGAAGCTTGAAAAAAGACCAATTGATATAAGTGAATTACTCATACAGTTAGATGAAGAATTATATCCATTATTAGAAAAAAAGGATTTAGAAGCTAGATTGAATGTTAATCCTCATTTACCGATTAACGGTGATGGGAAATTACTAGCGAGAGTATTTGAAAATCTTTTAACGAATGCCATTCGCTATGGGTATGATGGACAATTTGTTGATATGAATGGATATATTGATCATGAAGAAGTTGTTGTACAAATTATTAATTACGGAGATAGCATTCCAGAAGAGAATTTACCATATTTATTTGATATGTTTTATACAGGTGATAAAGCTAGAACAGAGCAACAAGACGGAACAGGTCTTGGATTATTTATCGCTAAAAATATTATTGAGCAGCATAATGGGACAATCACTGCTGAAAGTAATGTAATTCGAACAGTATTTGAAGTGAGATTGCCAAAAGAAGAGAGCTTACCAATTTAA